From Cronobacter turicensis z3032, the proteins below share one genomic window:
- the ybiS gene encoding Uncharacterized protein ybiS: MHNMKMKLRTLLVAAFAVVGFCNSASAVTYPLPTDGSRLVGENQVVTIPDGNNLPLEDFAAQYQMGLSNMLEANPGVDPYLPKGGTILNIPQQLILPDTPHEGIVINSAEMRLYYYPQGTNTVIVLPIGIGQLGKDTPINWVTKVERKRANPTWTPTAKMHAEYAAAGEPLPPVVPAGPDNPMGLYALYIGRLYAIHGTNANFGIGLRVSHGCVRLRNEDIKFLFENVPVGTRVQFVNEPVKATTEPDGSRYIEVHNPLSTSEDQINNNELVPIMLTKAVTTVTSQSDVDQNVVEQAVQNRSGMPVRLN, from the coding sequence TTGCATAACATGAAGATGAAATTACGCACGCTTTTAGTGGCAGCCTTCGCAGTCGTCGGGTTTTGTAACTCCGCCTCTGCGGTGACTTATCCTCTGCCGACCGACGGTAGCCGTCTGGTGGGTGAAAACCAGGTGGTGACGATCCCTGACGGCAATAATCTGCCGCTGGAAGATTTCGCCGCACAGTATCAGATGGGGCTTTCCAACATGCTGGAAGCCAACCCGGGCGTCGACCCGTATCTGCCGAAAGGCGGCACCATTCTGAACATTCCTCAGCAGTTGATCCTGCCGGATACGCCGCATGAAGGCATTGTGATTAACAGCGCCGAAATGCGTCTGTATTACTATCCGCAAGGCACCAACACGGTTATCGTGCTGCCGATCGGTATCGGCCAGCTCGGTAAAGACACCCCGATCAACTGGGTGACGAAAGTCGAGCGCAAGCGCGCGAACCCGACCTGGACGCCGACCGCCAAGATGCACGCGGAATACGCGGCCGCAGGCGAACCGCTGCCGCCGGTCGTACCGGCTGGCCCGGATAACCCGATGGGCCTCTACGCGCTCTATATCGGCCGTCTCTACGCTATCCACGGCACCAACGCCAACTTCGGTATCGGCCTGCGCGTCAGCCACGGCTGCGTGCGTCTGCGTAACGAAGACATTAAATTCCTGTTCGAGAACGTGCCGGTCGGCACCCGCGTGCAGTTTGTCAACGAGCCGGTGAAAGCGACCACCGAGCCGGATGGCAGCCGCTACATCGAGGTGCATAACCCGCTCTCCACCAGCGAAGATCAGATCAACAACAACGAACTGGTGCCGATCATGCTCACCAAAGCGGTGACCACCGTCACCAGCCAGAGCGATGTCGATCAGAACGTCGTTGAACAGGCGGTGCAGAACCGTTCCGGCATGCCGGTCCGTCTGAATTAA